The Onthophagus taurus isolate NC chromosome 6, IU_Otau_3.0, whole genome shotgun sequence region TTACTGACAATGGGTCAAATTTCGTTAAGTGTTTCAAGAATTTGGAGTTTATGCGGATAAAGAAactgaagaaaataatataaaacagGTGTCTGAAACGATCGAAACTGGGCATTAAAATGTAGCCGAAGAAACTGAAATTGTTTCAGATTAAGAGAGTACTTAAACGAGTAATTATTTTGTACTGGGTACTTGAAATTTTAGTTTCAAGtaaaattacttattactccaagtactttttaaaaatacttgttACTTAGTACTTGAAATACTTGttgcgataggcacaacgccaactctagcaatggaggttctgcttggcctatctcctctgcatttgcatatagagaaagtggctagaacaaccatttacagatttaagcaatatgctcaaaactgttccgacatgtcctaccaatgggctgcggaagacattataagcactgatactgtgctatcaatgccgtcagatttggcggtatcactatcagtgattaatgctcgataccagattgtactgcctgagcggcagtcctggatcgaaaatgaaaattctctggttccggcagacatttgcttgtacagggtgtccaaatttcgatgggtttgcagggtatctcagttattatgaaagatagaaagttgcggctttcgcgaacctgagctacttttttgtgaaacttacaatgacgcaaaccaaattttcatagccctcttcgtttttgatatacagagagtgtttcaaaattaacgattttcagACAGCTCCTGTATcccggctatccggaaacgtaaaaacgggttctaatagattttttcacgtagaatccaatggtgcacgtagaatttttctagtcatcacggtttttgagttataaagagttaagtattttagaagttgagtatttagtatttgagttgtgtttataactcaaaaaccgtgatgactagaaaaattctacgtgcaccattggattccacgtgaaaaaatctattagagcccgtttttacttttttactaagtttccggatagccgagatacaggaggtgtctgaaaatcgtaaatttcaaacactccctgtatatcaaaaacgaaaagggctatgaaaatttggtttgcgccattgtaagtttcacaaaaaagtagctcaggttcgcgaaagccgcaactttctatctttcataataaatgagataccctgcaaacccatcgaaatttggacaccctgtacacagatggatcaaaaacgcctgaaggggtaggagcaggagtatactgccagacacctcgaattaagcaagcctacagcctgggtacgtactgtactgtattccaggcggaagtatttgctattgacatgggtgctaaaatccttcttgaaagagaggtgaagaacatgacagtacgaattttctcagacagtcaagccgctctccaggcgctgcaagccgtgaaaacggtgtcggctctggttaatgattgtaagagaacattaaacacactgagttgtgataacagagtctctctgatctgggtcccgagtcactctggggttgctggcaatgaagcggcagataagctagcacgagatggcagtgctgaagcgtttgtgggaccggaaccagcagttggtgtatcatttgcgatggccaaatataggattggactgtgggctgaagagagacttcgcctactgtggaccagttctcctggaatgagacatgctaaggtgtttattaacatcgccactgttaAACCCGGGAAACACtgtcaaaagatctgaatgacctttcgccgagcaaggtattaatgttcgtaaagagcattggactgcacggtgaaatttgataacgatatctatcggggtacaatagatccttagggtcgcggtgcaaggttggttggtctgcctacccgatatgtattctatgtaatgtaatgtaatgtagtacttgaagtaaaaataattaataacgcTACTTGTACTGGCAACCTACTGTGTCTGAAAGCAACCTACTGAGGTTTTCTTCGTTTTAAGCTTTATTTCTGTATGTTAGCTTTCTCTTGAGTTGAGTTGCTTTAGTATTTCATTATTGTGATTTACAAAGAAGAGCTCTTCAAGATGTGGTTCCATAACATTACCAGTAATTTACAATTCTAGAGAGTTCTATGTTTAAAGTCTCTTTGTTTTAAAACCCTCTCTTCAATCACAACGAACCTTAGGAAGataagttataataaaatctcATTAATCTAGGTGAAAGTTAGTTTTATCAAAAGACATGTGTTTTTCgcaaatttgatattaaaatttcattgaatCAAACGAAAATTAAGAGCAAAATGAACTAACTGGCTAAAATCTAGATGTCTCTTCTAATACTCGAACACATATTAATGTCAgttaagatgatatataagATACTAAATTATGACAGAAAttaagtaaatataaaaagaacttGTTATTCTTGGTTATTGTATTTTTCGTTACATCAGCTTTGAAAATAGATCGTTGACCGTAACAATTTGCTGCAAGGTGCGCCAAGAACTTAGTGACACACACCATATGCTGAAAAGCACTAGACCATCGAGTAACTTCCTTCCTTCTTCCGTTGCTGACCTGCGACTCGTGGCGTACACACGTTCAAGTCAAAGCGGTTAAGGTAATTTACCAAAGTGCACGGTGATGAGCTCTGTTAAGCACCCGCTTATAGTGGCACGTGCCATCGTAATTATGTATTAAAGTAATGACTTGGTACCATTAACATTTGTAACAGGTTAAAAGTGCACGTCTAACCGAAAAAATAACGTTTGtaactttataaaaatcacTACGTTATTGTGAATAATAAACAACTTTGTTTATTATTGACAGAACATCAAATATATTTGATAGTACagaataagatataaaaaattaatcatgtCTGGTACGCATAGAAGAAGTGGGCCGAAATTAGGTTCAGATGTGGAATCAAGTAGTACGATATATGAGGACACAAGTGTTATATCCTCAGGTTCCGCTTTATATGCGAAACCCAAAAAggttatttctaaaaaattcaattataaataattttttaattcatttaattttagtttgggacggggattttttttaaatggtctTCACCgaaagattttcttttatttatgtttgtgTGCACATTAAATACATGGTGTTTTGAAGTGCTTACAAGTAATTTTGGTCCCGAGGATCCCGACAGTGCGTTATTAAcaacttaaaaacaataagCGTTAATAACCTTTTTTTAGCTCCAAATATAAtgatgtactttttaatattttttatagttgGTTTACCGTTGGTTTATATGCAAGTGTCCATCGGGCAATACACTCAACGGGGTGTGTTGTTCATAAAAGAAATAAGCCCAATTGTACACGGTACCGCTTATACAACTCTATTAACTAACTTAGCACATAGTATTAAATTGGCTACAAATATGGGTGTGACGTTAATATATATGTTATCATCACTAAAGAGTAATGCGCCATGGCTTCAATGTCCCGAAGCACTTGACTGTTGGAATGGTTCACATCCTTGCCAACAAGATTGTTTGAATGCCCATATAGCATCCgcgaaattttattatatgtaAATGTTATTCTTgtcacttttaaaatttatataaattattttagtatAATGCACTCAGGATATATCCCCGATTTTGCTAGTGGGGTTTTATGGATGATCAAAAAACTGCTTCCAATATCTTGCTGTTGGTTTCTACTTATAGTATGTCTtggttattcaaaaattagcTACAGAAAGGTGAAATATTAAATCGAAAAGTATATAATAAAACatggttatttatttttagctgaTAACTATTATGCTTTTTATAGTAGGTGTTTTATTTGGTGTTGTATTTGCAGCACCTTTGTTAACACATGGAGgcataaaattttctgaataCTTAATTAAGATGTCAATGAAACAATTCGTGTCCAAAGGCGCATGGGCTGTAACATTTGTCCAATCATTTCGGGTATTAAATTTAGGAAGAGGATTACATATAACAACAGGAACATTTTTAGCACCGAAAGCTCATTCCGCTCTTCTTTCAATTGGAGTTACCGTAATAGTGTATGcggtaataataattatgagCTGTCTTGCGTTTACTAGTTATTATGTATTATTCACATTTGGGCATACCACTGAATTAGGTCTGATAACATTGTGGGAATTTTCATCAACTGAAGTTGTTTTAGTAGCAGTTCCCCAATCGTTGGAATTTATGAGTaagtgaaaattaaaaaattactcattttttccaattttctttAGATATGCCTCAATTTTGGAGTTTTAACTTTTTCGCATGTTGTTTATTAATGAACATGAACTGTTTAATAGTAAACATCATTATATTAGAGAAATGTTTTACCGATTCCAATcccaaattacaaaaatatcgaGTTTATACTACGTTAGTAGTGGCTACGTTAATATTTGTGATGGGCATATTGGGCAATAaagattatgtaaataaataaaattatatttagagattcaaataatttattttttttaaatatttttagacaACAACAGCAACTGCTGTTATTTTGTACAGAGTAGCTGAATTATGCGAGATAATCAATATAACAATTCTTGTCGTGGCTGTTTGTGTTCTGCACGGCGTGCAAACGTTCTGCGATGATTTGCATTTTATGACTGGATTCCCTGTAACGCGTTCGTGGAAAGTTGCTTGGTATTTAATGCCAGTTATATATATTgtatgattattttaatatatttttaacaaaaattaatttaattttttttagattttgtgCGCTGTATCAGTACAGCACTATTACAACGAAAAAAtgggttttaaatttaacatggCGCACAAGAGGACGATTTTAATTTGTGGTGCAGTGTTTTTATcgccaatttttttatttgcctTCTACGAAATATGGCAATATATGAAGAAAAAGGTAAggttataaaatttcaaaatgtaacaagtaatattaaaaaacttcaatttaTTGTAGAACTTAGTGGGGTTATTTAAAAGTACAGAACTTTATGGATCCCAAGATCCCGAAGAAAGGCATTTAAGAAACGTTTATAACCCTAGaactgaaataaaatcaaaaagaaaaaatgattcCTGCAGACATcgttgtttaattaataacagaGTAAgttacttttatatttattttgttgttttaaatattttttttaggcaTATCAAAAAGCAGTTAATGATGAAAAACGAGAAGCCCAACAAGGATACGATCATGAAAGTCACTTTAGCGAAGAAATTCAACTCAATTAATATGAAATTATCGTTAATATTTAG contains the following coding sequences:
- the LOC111424893 gene encoding sodium-dependent proline transporter-like, with translation MSGTHRRSGPKLGSDVESSSTIYEDTSVISSGSALYAKPKKFGTGIFFKWSSPKDFLLFMFVCTLNTWCFEVLTSNFGPEDPDTPNIMMYFLIFFIVGLPLVYMQVSIGQYTQRGVLFIKEISPIVHGTAYTTLLTNLAHSIKLATNMGVTLIYMLSSLKSNAPWLQCPEALDCWNGSHPCQQDCLNAHIASAKFYYIIMHSGYIPDFASGVLWMIKKLLPISCCWFLLIVCLGYSKISYRKLITIMLFIVGVLFGVVFAAPLLTHGGIKFSEYLIKMSMKQFVSKGAWAVTFVQSFRVLNLGRGLHITTGTFLAPKAHSALLSIGVTVIVYAVIIIMSCLAFTSYYVLFTFGHTTELGLITLWEFSSTEVVLVAVPQSLEFMNMPQFWSFNFFACCLLMNMNCLIVNIIILEKCFTDSNPKLQKYRVYTTLVVATLIFVMGILGNKDYTTTATAVILYRVAELCEIINITILVVAVCVLHGVQTFCDDLHFMTGFPVTRSWKVAWYLMPVIYIILCAVSVQHYYNEKMGFKFNMAHKRTILICGAVFLSPIFLFAFYEIWQYMKKKNLVGLFKSTELYGSQDPEERHLRNVYNPRTEIKSKRKNDSCRHRCLINNRAYQKAVNDEKREAQQGYDHESHFSEEIQLN